One Trichoderma atroviride chromosome 7, complete sequence DNA segment encodes these proteins:
- a CDS encoding uncharacterized protein (EggNog:ENOG41) translates to MYSRNLTLRAVAAARQTAICHRGFAFSATKRLGLKESSTQTNVDYDLHKKDSLAKQKKGSGHWKPELASDSEEAVKADRASRDSHSSEQIAALQERTKKSAEETSKAGTSMRDAM, encoded by the exons aTGTATTCTCGAAACTTGACTCTCCGTGCCGTCGCCGCTGCGAGACAAACGGCCATTTGCCATCGcggctttgccttttccgcTACCAAGAGGCTGGGCCTCAAGGAATCATCAACCC AAACAAACGTCGACTACGACCTCCACAAAAAGGACTCCCTCGCCAAGCAGAAAAAGGGCTCCGGCCACTGGAAGCCCGAGCTCGCGTCCGACAGCGAAGAGGCCGTCAAGGCGGACCGCGCGTCGAGGGATAGCCATTCGTCGGAGCAGATTGCCGCGTTGCAggagaggacgaagaagtcTGCCGAGGAGACGAGCAAAGCTGGGACGAGTATGAGAGATGCCATGTAA